The following are from one region of the Candidatus Dadabacteria bacterium genome:
- a CDS encoding 4Fe-4S dicluster domain-containing protein: MNPKSAIMLLVLVAAFGFFAYNIRLLIRLVTLGKKEDNRFDNIPERIKKVIIYVFGQRRLFKYRFAGIEHAMIFWGFVIITVGTVEMLISGVIPGFHVFPGTLGGIYELILDVVQALVLVAIAMGIINRLTIGRRREVNGPDAVVILGLIFGLMITAFLTTGARIALAEASPAMLPVSGAFSGLYDGMSAGSTFFWKEFFWWFHVLIVLSFLNYLPYSKHSHVLTAVFNVFFQSLKPRGQLSKLDFEEIPEDLDHFGSSKVADFSWKDILDAYTCTECGRCTDNCPAWNTEKVLSPRDIVVKLRHYVSSEGKDILAGKPLEEQPDLPDTEWVTPDELWACTTCNACVEQCPLFIDQMGKIMDMRRFLTLEGRLSGTATRTLQKLQNNGNPWGFPEADRGSWLSEMEVPILGVSAENASEFDVIYWTGCFGGYDPRGQEVSKAIVTLLKIAGVNFAVMGPGETCTGDPARRLGEEALYQMLAVQNIETMNELKVKKILANCPHCFNTIKNEYPQFGGHYEVVHHTDFLLQLIQDGKLNPDAPIDEKITYHDSCYIGRYNNVYDSPREILKSIPGIDLVEMKRNRTKSFCCGAGGGKIWMEEEAPRVNWNRFDEAAEINPDTLATACYFCNTMFDDAARFKGKEEDIGIQDIAEILRRSVDGADASPPS; this comes from the coding sequence ATGAACCCCAAATCCGCGATAATGCTTCTGGTGCTTGTGGCAGCTTTCGGTTTTTTCGCCTACAACATCCGCCTGCTCATAAGGCTCGTTACTCTCGGCAAAAAGGAAGACAACAGGTTTGACAACATTCCCGAGAGGATAAAGAAGGTCATCATCTACGTGTTCGGGCAAAGAAGGCTTTTCAAGTACCGTTTCGCCGGCATAGAGCACGCCATGATCTTCTGGGGTTTCGTCATAATAACGGTGGGGACGGTTGAGATGCTGATAAGCGGCGTTATTCCCGGATTTCACGTTTTCCCGGGAACTCTGGGGGGAATCTACGAGCTGATCCTCGACGTAGTGCAGGCCCTGGTTCTGGTCGCCATAGCCATGGGCATAATAAACAGGCTCACCATAGGCAGAAGAAGGGAGGTTAACGGACCCGACGCGGTCGTGATACTGGGTCTTATATTCGGCCTCATGATCACCGCCTTTCTCACCACGGGAGCAAGGATCGCGCTTGCCGAGGCAAGCCCCGCCATGCTGCCGGTGTCCGGCGCCTTCTCCGGGCTCTACGACGGCATGAGCGCCGGGAGCACCTTTTTCTGGAAGGAGTTTTTCTGGTGGTTCCACGTCCTGATAGTGCTTTCGTTCCTCAATTACCTTCCCTATTCGAAGCACAGCCACGTGCTGACGGCGGTTTTTAACGTTTTTTTCCAGAGCCTAAAGCCCCGCGGGCAGCTCTCGAAGCTTGATTTCGAGGAGATCCCCGAGGACCTTGACCACTTTGGCTCCTCGAAGGTAGCCGATTTCAGCTGGAAAGACATACTTGACGCCTATACCTGCACCGAGTGCGGAAGGTGCACGGACAACTGCCCGGCGTGGAACACCGAGAAGGTTCTCTCTCCCAGGGACATCGTTGTCAAGCTTCGCCATTACGTCTCAAGCGAGGGGAAGGACATACTCGCCGGAAAGCCCCTGGAAGAGCAGCCCGACCTTCCCGACACCGAGTGGGTGACTCCAGATGAGCTCTGGGCGTGCACCACTTGTAATGCCTGTGTGGAGCAGTGCCCGCTTTTTATCGATCAGATGGGCAAGATAATGGACATGAGAAGATTCCTTACGCTTGAGGGCCGACTGAGCGGAACCGCGACCAGAACTCTTCAGAAGCTTCAGAACAACGGAAACCCCTGGGGGTTCCCGGAGGCGGACCGCGGCTCGTGGCTCTCTGAGATGGAAGTTCCCATCCTGGGCGTTTCCGCCGAGAACGCAAGCGAATTCGACGTGATCTACTGGACGGGATGTTTCGGGGGCTACGACCCCAGGGGGCAGGAAGTATCGAAGGCTATAGTGACCCTGCTTAAGATCGCGGGGGTAAATTTCGCCGTTATGGGTCCCGGGGAGACCTGCACGGGAGATCCCGCGAGAAGGCTCGGGGAGGAGGCCCTCTATCAGATGCTCGCCGTCCAGAACATCGAGACTATGAACGAGCTTAAGGTAAAGAAGATTCTCGCGAACTGCCCGCACTGCTTCAACACCATAAAGAACGAGTATCCCCAGTTCGGCGGGCACTACGAAGTCGTTCACCACACCGATTTTCTCCTGCAGCTCATCCAGGACGGAAAACTTAATCCCGACGCCCCGATCGACGAGAAGATAACCTACCACGATTCCTGCTACATCGGCCGCTACAACAATGTTTACGACTCCCCGAGGGAAATACTGAAAAGCATCCCGGGGATTGATCTCGTGGAGATGAAAAGGAACAGGACCAAGAGCTTCTGCTGCGGCGCCGGGGGCGGAAAGATATGGATGGAGGAAGAGGCTCCTAGGGTTAACTGGAACCGCTTCGATGAGGCGGCGGAGATTAACCCGGACACCTTGGCGACCGCGTGCTACTTCTGCAACACGATGTTTGACGACGCCGCCAGGTTCAAGGGCAAGGAGGAGGATATCGGCATTCAGGACATAGCCGAGATCCTTCGCCGCTCGGTCGACGGTGCGGATGCTTCGCCCCCGTCGTAA
- a CDS encoding TetR/AcrR family transcriptional regulator, whose translation MSNKDRIMEAATELFHLYGYDGTSIDMLIKKAGVSKSNFYYYFEGKEELGLSVLTKLADEHVRQFSEAMQTDLNAHEQFMEVYKMSFTSHSSLLKRPIYPGSFFGNIALEQSSINEKFRSLLDKYFQECEALIEEGLRRGMEQGFFKEDIDPKELARFMVSQFEGAVLLTKARKSLSPIKDVIRQGKYLLFRDEWIHLADEWMRLIDET comes from the coding sequence ATGAGCAATAAAGATAGAATTATGGAGGCCGCCACCGAGCTTTTCCATCTCTACGGGTATGACGGAACTTCCATAGATATGCTCATAAAGAAAGCGGGCGTTTCCAAGAGCAATTTCTACTACTACTTCGAAGGCAAAGAAGAGCTGGGATTAAGTGTTCTCACAAAACTTGCCGATGAGCATGTCCGTCAGTTCTCGGAAGCCATGCAGACTGATCTCAATGCTCATGAACAGTTTATGGAAGTATACAAGATGTCGTTTACTTCTCACAGCAGTCTTCTCAAGCGGCCCATATACCCAGGTTCTTTTTTCGGAAACATTGCCTTGGAACAGAGTTCCATCAACGAGAAATTCCGTTCTCTTCTGGATAAGTATTTCCAGGAATGCGAAGCTCTGATTGAGGAAGGTTTGAGAAGAGGAATGGAACAGGGGTTTTTTAAAGAGGATATTGATCCGAAGGAATTGGCCAGATTCATGGTTTCTCAGTTCGAAGGAGCCGTGCTTCTGACTAAAGCCAGGAAATCCCTTTCTCCTATAAAAGATGTAATCCGGCAGGGGAAATACCTCCTTTTTAGAGACGAGTGGATACACTTAGCTGATGAGTGGATGCGCTTAATCGATGAAACCTAA
- a CDS encoding aminodeoxychorismate lyase — MEELFFLNGKRLEDPPALRALFYGEGVFESFTWKGAPPVFLSMHLERMKRGAEFLGIPFPGEARVRLRIEDAVGKAAGDDLHVKACLFGEGDVVFHSRPREASLLVSVKPRAKSPEAVSLWVCGERRSRRNRLFSHKTLNYLGNILARREALEKGFDEALFLDTDGGVAETSCHNVFWVKGEKLFTPSSECPVLPGVTREIVLRSAEQLGHEAVCGSFSLEDILSSDYAFLTNAVAGIVYVSGVDGEAMPSVPKSYRIMRESLLLRFGW; from the coding sequence ATGGAGGAACTTTTCTTTCTTAACGGAAAAAGGCTTGAAGACCCGCCCGCGCTCCGCGCTCTTTTTTACGGAGAGGGGGTCTTTGAGAGCTTCACGTGGAAGGGCGCGCCTCCTGTTTTCCTCTCCATGCACCTTGAGAGAATGAAAAGAGGAGCCGAGTTTCTCGGCATACCGTTTCCCGGAGAAGCCCGGGTGAGGCTTCGGATCGAAGATGCCGTGGGAAAAGCCGCGGGAGACGATCTTCACGTAAAGGCATGTCTTTTTGGAGAAGGGGACGTGGTTTTTCACTCGCGACCCCGGGAGGCTTCGCTTCTTGTGTCCGTAAAGCCCCGCGCAAAGAGCCCCGAGGCCGTCTCTCTTTGGGTCTGCGGGGAGAGGAGGTCTCGACGGAACCGTCTTTTTTCGCACAAGACCCTTAACTACCTGGGAAACATTTTGGCGAGAAGAGAGGCTCTTGAGAAAGGGTTTGACGAGGCCCTTTTCCTCGATACGGACGGCGGGGTGGCCGAGACCTCGTGCCATAATGTTTTCTGGGTCAAGGGAGAGAAGCTTTTTACCCCGTCTTCTGAGTGCCCCGTTCTGCCGGGAGTGACAAGGGAGATTGTTTTGCGCTCGGCCGAGCAGCTGGGCCACGAGGCCGTCTGCGGGAGTTTTTCCCTTGAGGATATTCTCTCAAGCGATTACGCTTTTCTTACGAATGCAGTTGCGGGTATTGTTTACGTAAGCGGGGTGGACGGCGAAGCGATGCCTTCGGTTCCCAAGAGTTACCGGATTATGAGGGAATCGCTTCTTTTGAGGTTTGGGTGGTAG
- a CDS encoding TonB-dependent receptor — protein MIHKFYEAINQAASRNIIFALLVLATGHPMAWDAAATEGNLVGNRPYFEAISGSLHPVKVITLRDIELSGVKRITDLLGRRAFNNFGLQRPFVLGGSRTLILINGRRVSDSGVDLDAIPIAAVQRIEIFSDSTSALHGGEAIGGTINIVLKKDYKGLDIQLNAGRPRGEGADSEHLSVLWGTSVGEGNLTVGADIFRRDEVRDADRDYSRARYEAGGSFADTEGVSSLGNTVFVRKSDGGSVSGPLGDCDESVYTGELTDPPGGFFGTVCGFAYADIAWHLWRRQNDSAFVNFSYPLADAAEIYVEGRVTKEERRLLYAPDPNLFRLAPDETLRNSLIESGNFEGLDESNFPERITVGHRFLGHGNRQWDSDLEEYDVALGLRGNIKDNIRYDGYVHYNRWDYGEDGRTFINEPIINAAIESGDYNLQNPLSDDERHRAAIRESSVRSEEKGKTEYVDAGVELDGPLFELMGNRIRWSAGLQVAKEDISFSEENFNLSGEPVDADDVLGGASLSLTADRRRLSAFGDILVPLGDALDVSFALRHDDFDDVGGAFSHRIATLYRVIPNIALRASWSGGARAPGLALLHAEEFVYYPYVCDADTPTSDCPREQVRVVTSSNPELKPDEAESFGTGVSAGWGPLSADFDWFRLRLQGTPTTLSTQFVVSLERSGRLSEYPGLSVTRSDGRLAEIRNPLTNSGETDMDGFTARLGGDLKTDLANFMLNANWIRITNYERRVGVETQPGDIPRNRIHVLLRADRNDLSVQWNTHAVTSFWNSTRTKRFRKWVGHDIALNWRNAFGFNWFELTGGVLNVGNEGQSRPGSDEDHILYTDSILGRTLFLTAKFGI, from the coding sequence ATGATTCATAAGTTTTATGAGGCAATTAACCAAGCTGCGTCCCGGAATATTATTTTCGCGCTGCTTGTCCTGGCGACGGGCCACCCCATGGCCTGGGATGCAGCCGCAACAGAAGGGAATCTTGTCGGCAATCGGCCGTATTTCGAAGCGATATCCGGAAGCCTGCACCCCGTGAAAGTTATCACCCTACGGGACATTGAACTCTCAGGCGTAAAAAGGATAACTGACCTGTTGGGTCGGCGGGCTTTTAACAATTTCGGTCTTCAAAGGCCGTTCGTTCTTGGAGGAAGCCGTACTCTGATCCTGATTAACGGGCGACGGGTCTCAGACTCCGGAGTTGACCTAGACGCCATCCCGATCGCGGCTGTCCAGCGCATTGAAATCTTCAGTGACAGCACAAGCGCCCTGCATGGCGGGGAAGCGATCGGCGGCACCATAAATATAGTTTTGAAAAAAGACTATAAAGGTCTTGATATCCAGCTAAACGCCGGGCGTCCCCGCGGTGAGGGCGCCGATTCCGAGCACCTAAGCGTTCTCTGGGGCACAAGCGTCGGAGAGGGAAATCTTACTGTCGGGGCGGATATATTCCGGCGGGACGAGGTACGCGACGCCGACCGAGATTACAGCCGCGCCAGATATGAAGCCGGAGGTTCCTTCGCCGACACCGAAGGAGTGTCGTCTCTCGGCAACACGGTTTTCGTGAGAAAAAGTGACGGAGGATCCGTCTCGGGACCGCTGGGCGACTGCGACGAGAGCGTGTATACGGGAGAACTCACGGACCCCCCGGGCGGATTTTTCGGCACCGTCTGCGGGTTTGCCTATGCGGATATCGCGTGGCACTTGTGGCGCAGGCAAAATGACAGCGCGTTTGTGAATTTCAGTTATCCGCTCGCCGACGCGGCCGAAATATACGTTGAAGGACGCGTGACCAAGGAAGAACGAAGGCTGCTGTATGCGCCAGACCCTAACCTTTTTCGCCTCGCGCCGGACGAGACGCTGAGAAACAGCCTGATTGAAAGTGGAAACTTCGAAGGTCTTGACGAAAGCAATTTCCCCGAACGTATCACGGTCGGCCACCGTTTCCTGGGACACGGAAACCGCCAGTGGGACTCGGACCTTGAAGAATATGACGTTGCGCTGGGGCTGCGGGGGAATATTAAAGACAACATAAGATACGACGGCTATGTTCACTACAATCGCTGGGACTATGGCGAAGATGGCCGCACGTTCATTAATGAACCCATAATAAACGCCGCCATCGAAAGCGGAGATTACAACCTCCAGAATCCTCTTTCCGACGACGAAAGGCATAGGGCCGCAATCAGGGAAAGCAGCGTGCGGAGCGAAGAGAAAGGCAAAACCGAGTATGTTGACGCCGGGGTGGAACTTGACGGCCCGCTGTTTGAGCTTATGGGCAACAGGATTCGCTGGAGCGCCGGTCTGCAGGTCGCCAAAGAAGATATAAGCTTTTCCGAGGAAAATTTCAATCTTAGCGGCGAACCGGTTGACGCGGATGATGTCTTGGGGGGAGCTTCGCTGTCGCTGACGGCCGATCGTCGACGCCTGTCGGCTTTCGGCGATATTCTGGTGCCCCTGGGGGACGCGCTGGACGTGTCGTTTGCCCTTCGCCACGACGACTTTGACGACGTCGGGGGAGCGTTTTCGCACAGGATAGCGACGCTTTACCGCGTAATCCCCAATATCGCGCTACGGGCATCATGGAGCGGGGGCGCGCGGGCGCCCGGCCTTGCATTGCTACATGCAGAGGAATTTGTTTATTACCCGTATGTATGCGACGCTGACACGCCGACTTCCGACTGTCCCAGGGAACAGGTACGGGTGGTCACGAGCAGCAACCCGGAACTTAAACCGGACGAGGCTGAAAGCTTCGGCACCGGCGTCTCCGCGGGCTGGGGTCCGCTTTCGGCCGACTTTGACTGGTTCCGCCTCCGTCTTCAGGGAACGCCCACCACGCTGAGCACGCAGTTCGTCGTCAGCCTGGAAAGAAGCGGAAGGCTTAGCGAATATCCGGGACTGAGCGTTACACGTTCCGACGGTCGATTGGCAGAAATCCGCAATCCGCTGACCAACAGCGGAGAGACTGATATGGACGGGTTCACAGCCCGGCTCGGCGGCGACCTGAAAACCGACCTGGCGAATTTCATGCTCAATGCCAACTGGATCAGGATAACGAATTACGAAAGACGCGTAGGAGTAGAGACGCAGCCAGGAGATATTCCGCGCAACCGTATTCACGTTCTGCTCCGCGCAGACCGCAACGACCTGTCCGTGCAGTGGAACACGCACGCGGTTACGTCTTTTTGGAACAGCACCAGAACCAAACGCTTCAGAAAATGGGTGGGACACGATATCGCTCTTAACTGGAGAAACGCTTTCGGCTTTAACTGGTTTGAACTCACGGGAGGCGTTTTGAATGTCGGCAACGAGGGACAGTCCCGCCCTGGTTCTGATGAGGATCACATATTGTATACGGATTCGATTCTGGGGCGCACGCTGTTTCTGACTGCAAAGTTTGGGATCTAG
- a CDS encoding GTP cyclohydrolase I FolE2, whose amino-acid sequence MKLEEKPIEDIQARKDYRNISIDRVGVCDLKIPLKLKGCEIDSERDQSVQASLSLSVNLNPDQKGIHMSRLLETALDFNGAFSLENMASFLIALCDRQGSEDSDVKIEFDYFFNRHAPVSGKISPQPYKCTYHGEMHPEGIRLTQSVVVPVKTLCPCSKEISDYGAHNQRSKVFITITHENKKESDPIDICLEEIIGIAERGASSPLYPLLKREDERHVTMSAYNKPCFVEDVVRNIASELHGNPSFDSYELRVLNYESIHSHNAFASIGKRSSNK is encoded by the coding sequence ATGAAATTGGAAGAAAAGCCCATTGAAGACATACAGGCGAGAAAAGACTACAGGAATATCTCCATAGACAGAGTCGGCGTCTGCGACCTCAAGATTCCGCTCAAGCTAAAAGGCTGCGAAATCGATTCGGAGAGAGACCAAAGCGTCCAGGCTTCCCTGAGCCTGAGCGTCAACCTGAATCCCGACCAGAAGGGGATTCACATGAGCCGATTGCTTGAAACGGCTCTTGATTTCAACGGAGCCTTTTCCTTGGAGAATATGGCTTCTTTTCTGATTGCTCTCTGCGACAGACAGGGTTCGGAGGATTCCGACGTCAAAATAGAATTTGATTACTTTTTCAACCGGCACGCCCCTGTGAGCGGCAAGATATCCCCCCAGCCCTATAAATGCACGTACCACGGCGAAATGCACCCGGAGGGCATACGCCTCACCCAGAGCGTGGTGGTTCCGGTAAAGACCCTCTGTCCCTGCAGCAAGGAGATAAGCGATTACGGGGCTCACAACCAGCGTTCCAAGGTTTTCATAACCATCACGCACGAAAACAAGAAGGAAAGCGACCCGATAGACATATGCCTTGAGGAAATCATAGGGATCGCCGAAAGAGGGGCATCTTCCCCGCTTTACCCGCTTTTAAAAAGAGAAGACGAGCGCCATGTCACGATGAGTGCCTACAACAAGCCTTGCTTCGTGGAGGATGTCGTGAGAAACATAGCCTCGGAGCTTCACGGCAACCCCAGTTTCGACTCTTACGAACTCAGGGTTCTTAACTACGAGAGCATTCACAGCCATAACGCCTTTGCCAGCATCGGCAAAAGATCCTCAAACAAGTAG
- a CDS encoding nucleotide pyrophosphohydrolase, giving the protein MSSEITVSEYQREVDEWISKVGVRYFSELTNLAQLVEEVGEVARIMSRTYGEQSFKGDEDRRELGDELADVFFVLTCIANQTGVDLTEVLRKNFEKKTHRDGKRHADNPKLR; this is encoded by the coding sequence ATGTCCAGCGAGATAACGGTCAGTGAGTATCAGAGGGAAGTTGACGAATGGATAAGCAAAGTGGGGGTGCGGTACTTCTCTGAGCTTACCAATCTCGCGCAGCTTGTCGAGGAGGTGGGCGAAGTTGCGAGGATCATGTCCAGGACCTACGGGGAGCAGAGCTTCAAGGGGGATGAGGATCGCCGGGAGCTTGGGGACGAGCTTGCCGATGTCTTCTTCGTCTTGACATGCATAGCGAATCAGACGGGAGTTGATCTTACGGAGGTTTTGAGAAAGAACTTTGAGAAGAAAACGCATAGGGACGGGAAACGGCACGCGGATAATCCCAAACTTCGCTGA
- a CDS encoding anthranilate synthase component I family protein — protein MKSYKPRSLLIDSGGGWFDSGSSPMAGVFGDPVLTLCFSGGKTRMFSDSTEETSSEDPLRFVERLAAEGYTALGYISYEYFRYTTPGVRTSERKGEEKLPLVFFHFYEQSGFYVGSCEEALSVPASSAENCPGGAPRPNIRKEEYARKISAIKEHIAAGDVYQVNLSRKFRFEPLGESLSWFADFYRAQPVPFAALISFPGFDLVSGSMELFLRKRGDRITTRPIKGTIRRDPDPRRDRELAETLGKSPKERAENLMIVDLMRNDLGRICGYGSIGVRQLFAVRPYSTLFQMESEIEGRLRPGVGFSQIIASTFPPGSVTGAPKREALSIIDSLEPHLRGPYCGAICLFPPDGNFTMSVAIRTGVNRPEGADFWFGGGIVWDSRAEEEYGETELKAKALASVASRQVI, from the coding sequence ATGAAGTCTTACAAGCCAAGGTCCCTTTTGATAGACTCGGGCGGAGGATGGTTCGACTCGGGTTCCTCTCCCATGGCCGGAGTTTTCGGCGATCCCGTTTTAACTCTCTGCTTCTCAGGCGGAAAGACCAGAATGTTCTCCGATTCCACGGAGGAAACCTCTTCCGAAGACCCCCTCCGCTTCGTCGAGCGCCTGGCCGCCGAGGGATACACCGCGCTCGGCTACATAAGCTACGAATACTTTCGGTACACGACTCCCGGGGTTAGGACCTCGGAGAGAAAGGGAGAAGAAAAGCTCCCCCTCGTGTTTTTCCACTTCTACGAGCAGAGCGGCTTTTACGTCGGTTCCTGCGAGGAGGCGCTCTCTGTCCCCGCTTCCTCCGCGGAGAACTGCCCCGGGGGCGCTCCGCGCCCGAACATCAGGAAGGAGGAGTACGCCCGGAAGATTTCCGCGATAAAGGAGCACATAGCCGCCGGAGACGTTTACCAGGTGAACCTTTCGCGCAAGTTCCGCTTCGAGCCCCTGGGCGAATCGCTTTCGTGGTTTGCGGATTTTTACCGCGCTCAGCCCGTTCCTTTCGCCGCCCTTATCAGTTTTCCGGGTTTTGATCTCGTAAGCGGTTCTATGGAGCTTTTTCTCAGGAAAAGGGGAGACAGGATTACCACAAGGCCCATAAAGGGGACGATCCGCAGGGACCCGGACCCCCGCCGCGACAGGGAACTTGCCGAGACGCTCGGAAAAAGCCCCAAGGAGCGGGCCGAGAACCTCATGATAGTTGATCTCATGAGAAACGACCTCGGGAGAATATGCGGTTACGGTTCCATAGGGGTGAGGCAGCTTTTCGCCGTCAGGCCCTACAGCACCCTTTTCCAGATGGAGTCGGAAATCGAGGGACGCCTCCGCCCCGGAGTCGGATTCTCCCAGATAATTGCCAGCACCTTTCCCCCGGGGTCCGTTACCGGCGCCCCGAAAAGAGAGGCTCTTAGCATAATAGACAGCCTCGAGCCCCATCTCAGGGGTCCTTACTGCGGGGCGATCTGTCTTTTCCCCCCGGACGGGAATTTCACCATGAGCGTCGCGATCCGCACTGGGGTTAACCGTCCCGAAGGTGCGGACTTCTGGTTCGGAGGCGGAATCGTGTGGGATTCGAGAGCGGAAGAGGAATACGGGGAGACGGAACTCAAGGCAAAGGCGCTTGCGTCGGTCGCGTCCCGACAGGTGATATAA
- a CDS encoding thioredoxin domain-containing protein translates to MLKGNVNILLYYDYICPFCFLATERVLGLTEEFGLEAKWLGVEIHPEYPAEGKRRRKTERTVRVSKTLENVAAEAGVEIKLPGFVTNSRLCLEGAEFAKQKNRFMEFHKACYAAYFREGKNIGLLETVLEAGERAGLCSEELSESLRERSFSEKIEENMESARENMVFGVPTLYLGELRIHGIQPLESYRQLIAKELGRGESLH, encoded by the coding sequence ATCCTTAAGGGGAACGTGAATATCCTCCTCTACTACGACTACATCTGCCCCTTCTGCTTTCTGGCCACCGAAAGGGTGCTCGGCCTGACAGAGGAGTTCGGCCTCGAAGCGAAGTGGCTCGGCGTGGAGATTCACCCCGAATACCCGGCCGAGGGAAAAAGGCGGAGAAAAACGGAGAGAACCGTCCGCGTCTCGAAGACGCTTGAGAACGTAGCCGCCGAGGCCGGGGTGGAAATAAAGCTCCCGGGATTCGTAACCAACTCGAGGCTCTGCCTTGAGGGAGCGGAATTCGCAAAGCAAAAAAACAGGTTCATGGAGTTTCACAAGGCCTGCTACGCAGCCTACTTTCGGGAGGGCAAAAACATAGGCCTTCTGGAAACCGTTCTCGAGGCGGGCGAGAGAGCAGGGCTCTGTTCCGAGGAACTCTCAGAGTCTCTTCGGGAAAGAAGCTTTTCGGAAAAAATAGAGGAGAACATGGAAAGCGCCAGGGAAAACATGGTCTTCGGCGTTCCCACCCTCTACCTCGGCGAATTGAGGATACACGGAATCCAGCCGCTTGAATCATACAGACAACTGATAGCGAAAGAACTCGGCAGGGGAGAGTCGCTGCACTGA
- the mnmE gene encoding tRNA uridine-5-carboxymethylaminomethyl(34) synthesis GTPase MnmE, with protein MSSLVPERESTIAAISTPPGEGGVAVIRISGAQSHAIARKIFVPAGNSGFSERKLCFGKIVNPQTDETVDEVLCVVMNSPDTYTGENVAEIHSHGGHIVPRKILEILIGLGATLAAPGEFTQRAFLNGKMDLAQAEAVSDIINAQTEQSLRYAEAQLEGVLSGKVNALKDQILDILAEIEANLDFPEEDIDPVAKNRLKETSESVEKELSTLIESYDTGRMFRDGVTMVILGKPNVGKSSILNCLLEAQRAIVSPVAGTTRDFIEEKINVGGIPLVITDTAGIRDTKDRIERLGVELSLKKAEESELVLVVLDQSTELDSLDRKILETAAKKKHLVVINKMDLEERLEESKLQKILEGKEPVKTSALTKEGIERLRQTMFETLAGSPRGTDASELVLTNLRHKKSMEKARDQLRMFLRLLERNEYLEILSIELRNSMDSLGEITGEITTEDLLGRIFSRFCIGK; from the coding sequence ATGTCGTCACTTGTGCCCGAACGCGAAAGCACCATAGCCGCCATTTCCACCCCCCCTGGAGAGGGAGGAGTGGCCGTAATCCGCATAAGTGGCGCGCAATCTCACGCGATCGCAAGGAAAATCTTCGTTCCTGCCGGAAATTCGGGGTTTTCCGAGAGAAAACTTTGTTTCGGAAAAATAGTCAATCCCCAAACCGATGAAACCGTGGACGAGGTCCTCTGCGTCGTTATGAACTCTCCTGATACCTATACGGGCGAGAACGTAGCCGAAATACACTCTCACGGGGGGCATATCGTTCCCCGGAAGATACTTGAAATCCTAATCGGCCTCGGGGCGACCCTTGCCGCCCCGGGGGAATTTACCCAGAGGGCGTTTCTTAACGGGAAAATGGACTTGGCCCAGGCCGAGGCGGTCTCTGACATCATAAACGCCCAGACTGAGCAGAGCCTTCGGTACGCCGAGGCGCAGCTCGAAGGAGTCCTTTCGGGCAAGGTGAACGCGCTTAAAGATCAAATCCTCGACATTCTGGCGGAAATAGAGGCGAACCTCGATTTTCCCGAAGAAGATATAGATCCTGTTGCGAAAAACCGCCTCAAGGAAACGTCTGAATCCGTGGAAAAAGAACTTTCGACCCTCATCGAGAGCTACGATACTGGCAGAATGTTCAGAGACGGAGTGACGATGGTGATACTGGGCAAGCCCAACGTCGGGAAATCGAGCATACTTAACTGCCTGCTCGAGGCCCAAAGGGCTATAGTGAGCCCGGTAGCCGGAACCACGAGAGATTTTATTGAAGAAAAGATAAATGTTGGAGGGATTCCCCTCGTTATAACGGATACGGCCGGCATAAGAGACACGAAAGACCGGATAGAAAGACTCGGGGTGGAACTTTCTCTCAAAAAAGCCGAGGAATCCGAGCTTGTGCTCGTCGTCTTGGACCAGAGCACCGAACTCGATTCCCTGGATAGAAAAATCCTCGAAACTGCCGCCAAAAAGAAACATCTTGTCGTAATCAACAAGATGGATCTTGAGGAAAGGCTCGAAGAGTCGAAGCTGCAGAAGATTCTCGAGGGGAAAGAGCCGGTGAAAACCTCGGCGCTTACAAAAGAGGGAATAGAGCGGCTTAGGCAAACAATGTTCGAGACCCTGGCGGGCTCGCCCCGCGGCACGGATGCCTCGGAACTTGTGCTGACTAATCTCCGCCATAAGAAATCGATGGAAAAGGCCCGAGACCAGCTGCGCATGTTTCTCAGGCTTCTTGAGCGGAACGAGTATCTGGAGATCCTCTCGATAGAGCTTCGCAACTCCATGGACTCGCTTGGCGAAATCACGGGAGAAATAACCACGGAAGATCTTCTGGGCAGAATTTTCTCCAGATTCTGTATCGGAAAGTAA